A part of Hippea maritima DSM 10411 genomic DNA contains:
- a CDS encoding GNAT family N-acetyltransferase, whose amino-acid sequence MNNYEIREYKPGDSKKICELLDTYTPYDRDEKFWIWINRLLSIKKTVVVVAESKNKIVGHYAVIPQYLNIKGNIYNAGLAIHAFIHPDYRNTFMVFEITKMMHNLAKKNGIEIIYGFPNSKFRSILLKIHKWKEVALFKSLEKFSLERKEHNFKLIKVEKNYLHYYELSEILDSQINNKNKVKVEKNLIYFVNRYINHPQNLYKNFFIEKNGQKVAFIVLKIYEKKGVRIGHLIDYVKNSKISFQDILNIVENYFYDKVNKLSFWKFDETQKEILLKNGFEEKGFETCLGIKMLIDNKKIENFLLNFDNWTLCMGDSDAF is encoded by the coding sequence ATGAATAATTACGAAATAAGAGAATATAAACCTGGCGATTCAAAAAAAATTTGTGAATTATTAGATACATATACTCCATACGATAGAGATGAAAAATTTTGGATCTGGATAAACAGATTGTTGTCTATCAAAAAAACTGTTGTTGTAGTAGCTGAATCAAAAAATAAAATTGTGGGACATTATGCAGTAATTCCTCAATATTTGAACATTAAAGGAAATATCTATAATGCAGGATTAGCTATACATGCATTTATTCACCCAGATTATCGCAATACTTTTATGGTATTTGAAATTACAAAAATGATGCATAATTTGGCAAAAAAAAATGGTATAGAAATTATTTATGGATTTCCCAATAGTAAATTTAGAAGCATTTTATTAAAAATTCATAAATGGAAAGAAGTAGCTTTATTTAAGTCGCTAGAAAAATTTAGTTTGGAAAGAAAAGAGCACAATTTTAAATTAATTAAAGTCGAAAAAAATTATCTTCACTATTATGAATTATCTGAAATTTTAGACAGCCAAATCAATAATAAAAACAAAGTAAAAGTTGAGAAAAATTTAATTTATTTTGTTAATAGATACATCAATCACCCACAAAATTTATACAAAAATTTCTTTATCGAAAAAAACGGGCAAAAAGTGGCATTCATTGTTCTAAAAATATATGAAAAAAAAGGAGTAAGAATAGGACATTTAATAGACTATGTTAAAAATAGTAAAATTTCTTTTCAAGATATTCTTAATATAGTAGAAAATTACTTTTATGATAAAGTTAACAAGCTTTCTTTTTGGAAATTCGATGAAACCCAAAAAGAAATCTTGTTAAAAAACGGTTTTGAAGAAAAAGGTTTTGAAACATGTTTAGGAATTAAGATGCTGATAGATAATAAAAAAATAGAAAATTTTTTGCTAAATTTTGACAACTGGACACTTTGCATGGGAGATTCTGATGCCTTCTGA
- the pseG gene encoding UDP-2,4-diacetamido-2,4,6-trideoxy-beta-L-altropyranose hydrolase, whose product MKTVKVGILTEGSNSIGFGHITRCLSLYQAFKKKNIKPKFFINGDDSIIELIKDTNFEVIDWLKMRKEVFDKLKDFDIVIIDSYLADKEFYDELSKLVKLPVYMDDNKRIDYPKGVVINGNIHAKELNYPKKDGVIYLLGTEYTPLRKEFWDVPEKTIREKVQSVMITFGGEDAKNMTPKILRLLSENYPELKKNVVIGKGFRNIEDIKAVADKNTNLIYYPDAEGMKQIMFDADIAISAGGQTLYELARVGVPTIAIAIADNQLGNVRTFEKLKIIKFVVWWEHIDKINIDGFQEQELRKKISKKMQELIDGNGSRRIIKNLIKSYEVINE is encoded by the coding sequence ATGAAAACTGTAAAAGTTGGTATATTAACAGAGGGTAGCAACAGTATAGGATTTGGTCATATTACAAGGTGTTTATCTTTATACCAAGCCTTCAAGAAAAAAAACATAAAGCCAAAGTTCTTCATAAACGGCGATGACTCTATAATTGAACTTATTAAGGATACAAATTTTGAGGTTATTGATTGGCTAAAAATGCGTAAAGAGGTTTTTGATAAGCTCAAGGACTTTGATATTGTTATCATTGATAGTTACCTTGCAGATAAAGAATTTTATGATGAATTGTCCAAATTAGTGAAACTTCCTGTTTATATGGACGACAACAAAAGAATAGACTACCCAAAAGGCGTTGTTATTAATGGGAATATTCATGCAAAAGAATTAAACTATCCTAAAAAAGATGGAGTGATTTACCTGCTTGGAACAGAATATACACCCCTAAGAAAGGAATTTTGGGATGTCCCAGAAAAAACAATAAGGGAAAAAGTGCAAAGTGTAATGATAACCTTTGGCGGAGAAGATGCAAAAAACATGACACCAAAGATTTTAAGATTGTTAAGTGAAAACTATCCTGAACTAAAAAAGAATGTTGTTATAGGAAAAGGATTCCGTAATATTGAAGATATTAAAGCTGTGGCAGACAAAAACACAAATTTGATATACTATCCAGATGCAGAAGGTATGAAACAGATAATGTTTGATGCCGATATAGCTATCTCCGCAGGAGGACAAACCTTATATGAACTTGCAAGAGTGGGTGTGCCTACGATCGCTATTGCCATTGCTGATAACCAGCTTGGAAATGTAAGGACTTTTGAGAAATTGAAAATAATTAAATTCGTAGTATGGTGGGAACATATTGACAAAATTAATATTGATGGATTTCAAGAACAAGAATTAAGAAAAAAAATTAGCAAAAAAATGCAAGAATTAATTGATGGAAATGGCTCAAGAAGGATAATTAAAAATTTAATAAAGTCATATGAGGTGATAAATGAATAA
- a CDS encoding flagellin, translated as MGLRINTNIAAQYSVFNLNNTNNKLSLSLNRLSTGLRITKAADDAAGMTIADGLKFQSMNLGQAINNGNNAVKLIQIADMALQKSIDIVQTISQKAAQAANATEDPSSREALQAEINKLIEEVNNIANTTSYKDTKLLDGTFTNKIVHIGAYMNQTLSIGAQRTAADSIGWVAQTTSSNHDTYTTSIQDASNSSTEYLQFNTNTNFVELKGGDLTINGIDVANYAAGIDADHQLSAKTMAAAINKVQSETGGVEADATTTVTGSAEITAGTITAGTFKINGVDIGQVNVTAGDADGALVNKINQYSDQTGVVASTDSSGRLVLTAEDGRNIAITADSTAQGILHLSDTETTIHGTTSTIATAMTFYLNGTQISLSANETAASAVTDINNTLASAGIDTTKLYAELYTSGSGHYVKLVANDGRDLNIYVASGQAAASHLDFLGLSSATANHNTRYIANSSNHGTITLTSMDNIEISGDKAAVGGLKTSVVSPNNNLESVDVTSQSGAELAIKIAQSALKDLDSIRSNLGAIQNQIQATVENISVTQININGAESTIRDVNFAQESSNFSKLQILAQSGTYALAQSNAVQQNVLRLLQ; from the coding sequence ATGGGACTCAGAATTAATACCAACATAGCTGCACAGTATTCGGTATTTAACCTAAACAACACAAATAACAAATTATCACTCTCTCTTAACAGGCTTTCCACGGGCTTGAGAATTACAAAGGCTGCAGATGATGCTGCTGGCATGACGATTGCAGATGGTCTTAAGTTTCAGTCTATGAACTTAGGACAAGCAATCAATAACGGCAATAACGCTGTCAAACTCATCCAGATTGCTGACATGGCACTCCAGAAATCCATTGACATCGTTCAGACAATCTCTCAAAAAGCAGCCCAAGCTGCAAACGCTACAGAAGATCCATCATCAAGAGAGGCACTCCAAGCGGAAATCAACAAACTCATCGAAGAGGTAAACAACATCGCAAACACAACATCCTACAAAGATACAAAACTTCTTGATGGAACATTTACAAACAAGATAGTCCACATAGGCGCATACATGAATCAAACTCTATCCATAGGCGCACAGAGAACGGCAGCAGATTCAATCGGTTGGGTTGCCCAAACAACAAGCTCAAATCATGACACATATACTACATCTATACAAGATGCTTCAAATTCATCAACTGAATATTTACAATTTAACACAAACACAAACTTTGTAGAGCTCAAGGGTGGAGATTTAACAATAAATGGAATAGATGTTGCAAATTACGCTGCGGGTATAGACGCAGACCATCAATTATCCGCTAAAACAATGGCTGCAGCAATCAATAAAGTTCAGTCTGAAACAGGTGGTGTTGAGGCTGATGCAACTACAACTGTAACTGGAAGTGCAGAGATTACAGCCGGAACTATAACAGCAGGCACCTTCAAAATCAACGGTGTTGACATTGGGCAGGTAAATGTAACAGCTGGGGATGCAGATGGTGCATTGGTTAACAAAATAAATCAATACTCAGACCAAACAGGTGTTGTAGCAAGCACAGATAGCAGCGGAAGATTAGTCCTGACAGCAGAAGACGGAAGAAATATAGCAATAACAGCAGACTCAACTGCTCAGGGCATATTACATTTAAGTGATACAGAGACTACAATACATGGAACAACAAGTACTATAGCTACAGCTATGACCTTTTACCTAAATGGCACTCAAATATCCCTAAGCGCTAATGAGACTGCAGCATCTGCAGTAACAGACATAAACAACACCCTCGCTTCTGCAGGTATCGACACAACAAAACTCTACGCAGAATTATATACTTCAGGTTCAGGTCATTACGTTAAGTTAGTTGCTAACGACGGAAGAGATTTGAACATATATGTAGCATCAGGTCAAGCAGCAGCAAGCCATCTCGATTTCTTAGGTTTATCTTCTGCTACTGCTAATCATAATACTAGATACATAGCCAATAGTTCCAATCATGGAACAATAACACTAACAAGCATGGACAACATTGAAATAAGTGGCGATAAAGCTGCCGTAGGTGGTCTCAAAACAAGTGTTGTTTCGCCAAACAACAACTTAGAAAGCGTAGATGTAACATCCCAGAGTGGTGCAGAGCTTGCAATAAAGATAGCACAATCAGCACTTAAGGATTTAGATTCTATAAGGTCTAATCTCGGTGCAATTCAGAACCAGATTCAGGCAACTGTTGAGAACATCTCAGTAACTCAGATCAATATTAACGGTGCTGAATCAACAATAAGAGATGTCAACTTCGCACAAGAGTCTTCAAACTTCTCAAAACTCCAGATTCTTGCACAGTCTGGCACCTATGCATTAGCTCAATCTAATGCTGTTCAGCAGAACGTCTTGAGACTGCTACAGTAA
- a CDS encoding 6-hydroxymethylpterin diphosphokinase MptE-like protein — protein MLYVNVNAMKSGIYKGLLDRLNNVDIDSNLKYIPEEDKLFYKDVELDTLNEVAEDLKSYDIAILHGFGSGKTIRNLRNKFKRTFIIVFETNFSLLKLLLSEKDLSDILTDKNTLIVPLSYNYKDEIDKLLGSLTMKLLWADVYQYSIAGYEKVDFYNLDEIKEYTRRFLAAFYINRSTLLHKSEIITENSIKNTLSFLRGGPLRLFVKNKFENKPAIIVASGPSLMKNIDKLKGLKDKALVIAADSVLGTLNEFGIKPDIVCGVDYNPINIEKYKTILKDKKKSDFIYIHTAAVYHQIPKIFKKSVVECHSLSLSDLYGEIFGDFNDVSLPSNAVTHTAIAVAYYLRANPIIFVGQDWAFTGGLDHAKGVSVEVDLPKQLHWVRGNYQDKVPTDHAMYTGLKLVEDIIKVLSPKGFKFINATEGGAYIEGAELLTLEDVQKKYLKDNVDKTVFEINNSSDYDKIISKTEQILGGIEQIIRKSKDALKMAKDVLDKWKINKDENQIRKRVNKINAINDEITFDEIFISAVQNFFFKDFFYFNREEIDIEGQSVEDRINQAIKYFKLIREKSILSRKHIKNLLDILKLEYEFKKDADRFLKKKEKVVNLLKLYVEFKDIYTGIELVDRAIEIYKDSADLYYWKGKLCSLNRFMHKETLESFQKAIEINPDHKKAKFDYKVEQNMVASHLLLAKRALDNKDFIDAKRLVLRALDYEPENEEAKKWFDVVEEMSKVSKDIKRQNLLYAQLSLEGDIFDEYKKAIDFVKKEQLDKAFDILVELYDKYGSFGDIPFLLGSIYIDRKELDKAEKYLKEAVELIPYQPLVYLALGKLYLMKENYYAAKENLEKAINMNPDLKPGILDTLGNLYYEFGEYEKAFRAFEEFLQYSDDKIKTLTKIALCYKEMGMINKYNTLMDKIKPISSSN, from the coding sequence ATGCTTTATGTTAATGTTAATGCAATGAAGAGTGGTATATACAAAGGGCTTTTGGATAGATTAAATAATGTGGATATTGATAGCAATCTAAAATATATACCTGAAGAGGACAAGCTTTTTTATAAAGATGTTGAGTTGGACACTTTAAATGAAGTAGCCGAAGACCTAAAATCTTATGATATTGCAATACTGCATGGTTTTGGATCTGGTAAAACCATAAGGAATTTAAGAAATAAGTTTAAAAGGACTTTTATTATTGTTTTTGAAACTAATTTTAGTCTTTTAAAACTGCTTTTGAGCGAAAAAGACCTATCTGATATTTTGACTGATAAGAATACACTTATAGTACCTTTGTCCTATAATTACAAAGATGAAATAGATAAACTTTTGGGCTCTTTGACTATGAAATTATTGTGGGCAGATGTTTATCAGTATTCAATTGCAGGATATGAAAAAGTTGATTTCTATAACTTAGATGAAATTAAAGAGTATACAAGAAGATTTTTAGCTGCATTTTACATTAATAGATCAACTCTTTTGCATAAATCTGAAATTATTACAGAAAACTCTATTAAAAACACATTGTCCTTTTTAAGAGGTGGTCCTTTGAGGCTTTTTGTAAAAAACAAATTTGAGAATAAGCCGGCTATTATCGTAGCAAGTGGACCCTCTCTTATGAAAAATATAGATAAGCTTAAGGGACTGAAAGATAAAGCTTTGGTAATAGCCGCAGATAGTGTACTGGGAACTTTAAATGAGTTTGGTATAAAACCCGATATAGTATGCGGCGTTGATTACAACCCGATAAATATTGAGAAGTATAAAACCATATTAAAGGATAAGAAAAAATCAGACTTTATTTACATACATACTGCAGCAGTTTATCATCAAATACCAAAAATATTTAAGAAGTCAGTTGTTGAGTGTCATTCCTTGTCTTTATCTGATCTGTATGGAGAGATTTTTGGAGATTTTAATGATGTCTCTCTTCCCAGCAATGCTGTTACTCACACTGCTATAGCCGTAGCTTATTATCTGCGTGCTAATCCTATCATTTTTGTTGGGCAGGATTGGGCATTTACTGGCGGACTTGACCATGCAAAGGGGGTTTCTGTTGAGGTTGATTTGCCTAAGCAGTTGCATTGGGTTAGGGGTAATTATCAGGATAAAGTACCGACTGACCATGCAATGTACACTGGTTTGAAGCTTGTTGAGGATATAATTAAAGTTTTATCTCCTAAAGGGTTTAAGTTTATTAATGCTACAGAAGGAGGTGCCTATATAGAGGGTGCGGAACTTCTAACACTTGAAGATGTGCAAAAGAAATACCTGAAAGACAATGTTGATAAAACGGTTTTTGAGATAAACAACAGCAGCGACTATGATAAAATAATTTCTAAAACCGAACAGATATTAGGTGGAATAGAGCAAATTATACGCAAGTCTAAAGATGCTTTGAAAATGGCTAAGGATGTTTTGGATAAATGGAAAATTAATAAAGATGAGAATCAGATAAGAAAAAGGGTGAATAAAATTAATGCAATTAACGATGAAATTACTTTTGATGAAATATTTATCAGTGCAGTTCAGAATTTTTTCTTTAAGGATTTCTTTTATTTTAATAGGGAAGAGATAGATATAGAAGGCCAAAGTGTTGAGGATAGAATAAATCAAGCCATTAAGTATTTTAAATTGATCAGAGAAAAATCTATATTATCCAGAAAGCATATCAAAAACCTTCTCGATATATTAAAGCTTGAATATGAGTTTAAAAAAGATGCGGATAGGTTCTTGAAGAAGAAAGAAAAAGTGGTGAACCTCTTGAAATTATATGTTGAGTTTAAGGATATTTATACAGGTATTGAGCTTGTCGATCGTGCTATTGAGATATACAAGGATTCAGCGGACTTATACTATTGGAAAGGCAAACTATGCAGCTTGAATAGATTTATGCACAAGGAGACTTTAGAGAGTTTTCAAAAAGCTATTGAAATTAATCCAGACCACAAAAAAGCAAAATTTGACTATAAAGTTGAGCAGAATATGGTGGCTTCGCATCTTTTGTTGGCAAAGAGAGCTTTAGATAATAAAGACTTTATTGATGCGAAAAGGCTTGTTTTGAGAGCTTTAGATTACGAGCCTGAAAATGAAGAGGCTAAAAAGTGGTTTGATGTAGTTGAAGAAATGTCTAAAGTTTCCAAGGATATAAAAAGACAAAACCTGTTGTATGCCCAATTGAGCTTAGAGGGTGATATCTTTGATGAGTATAAAAAAGCCATTGATTTTGTTAAAAAAGAGCAGTTGGATAAAGCTTTTGATATTTTGGTTGAGCTTTATGATAAGTACGGTTCGTTTGGAGACATACCATTTTTGCTTGGCAGCATCTACATCGACAGAAAAGAGCTTGATAAGGCTGAGAAATACCTAAAAGAGGCGGTTGAGCTTATACCGTATCAGCCGCTTGTGTATCTGGCGTTGGGTAAACTGTATCTTATGAAGGAAAACTATTATGCTGCAAAGGAGAATTTGGAGAAGGCGATAAATATGAACCCCGACCTAAAACCAGGTATTTTGGATACGCTTGGCAATCTGTATTATGAGTTTGGAGAGTATGAAAAGGCCTTTAGAGCGTTTGAGGAGTTTTTACAATACTCGGATGATAAGATTAAAACACTAACAAAAATCGCATTATGCTATAAAGAAATGGGCATGATAAACAAATACAATACGCTTATGGATAAAATTAAGCCTATCTCTTCGTCAAACTAA
- the pseB gene encoding UDP-N-acetylglucosamine 4,6-dehydratase (inverting) yields the protein MFNDKVVFLTGGTGSFGKKFTEVLLKRYKPKKVIIYSRDEFKQFEMSKVFNDKCMRYFIGDVRDKDRLLRAMEGVDYVVHAAALKQVPAAEYNPMEAIKTNILGANNVIDAAIEQGVKKVVALSTDKAVNPVNLYGATKLAADKLFIAANNIKGSRDIKFSVVRYGNVMGSRGSVVPLFLELASKGAKKLPITHPEMTRFWITLEEAVRFVMMAFETMQGGEIFVPKIPSMKITDLAKAIKPDAEFEIIGIRPGEKLHETLISQDESHNTLEFKNYFTVLPSILLTGSPKYEVNRWGEKGKKREFGFSFTSKNNPWWLTIDELKERLKGLS from the coding sequence ATGTTTAATGATAAAGTTGTTTTTTTAACAGGCGGAACGGGGAGTTTTGGTAAGAAGTTCACCGAAGTTCTCCTTAAAAGATACAAGCCAAAAAAGGTTATCATCTATTCAAGGGATGAGTTCAAGCAGTTTGAGATGAGCAAGGTTTTTAACGATAAATGCATGAGGTATTTTATCGGCGATGTTAGGGATAAAGACAGACTGCTTCGGGCGATGGAGGGCGTTGATTATGTCGTTCATGCGGCGGCTTTAAAGCAGGTGCCTGCGGCTGAGTATAACCCGATGGAGGCGATAAAGACAAATATCTTGGGCGCTAACAATGTTATCGATGCGGCGATCGAGCAAGGTGTTAAAAAGGTGGTCGCATTATCGACCGACAAAGCCGTCAATCCTGTGAACCTATACGGTGCAACCAAACTTGCGGCCGATAAACTGTTCATAGCTGCAAATAATATAAAGGGATCAAGGGACATCAAGTTCAGTGTTGTAAGGTATGGCAATGTGATGGGTTCGCGTGGCAGCGTTGTGCCGCTGTTTTTGGAGCTTGCCTCTAAGGGAGCTAAAAAGTTGCCCATAACACACCCAGAAATGACTCGTTTTTGGATCACGCTTGAAGAGGCCGTCAGGTTTGTTATGATGGCGTTTGAGACGATGCAGGGCGGTGAGATCTTTGTGCCAAAGATACCCTCTATGAAGATAACGGATTTAGCAAAAGCGATAAAGCCTGATGCTGAATTTGAGATAATTGGCATAAGGCCAGGTGAAAAGCTGCACGAAACATTGATCTCGCAGGATGAATCCCACAACACATTGGAGTTTAAAAATTACTTTACGGTCTTGCCCTCTATTTTGCTTACAGGCTCTCCGAAGTATGAGGTTAACAGGTGGGGCGAGAAGGGCAAGAAAAGAGAGTTTGGTTTTAGCTTTACATCCAAAAACAACCCGTGGTGGCTTACCATTGATGAGTTAAAAGAGAGGCTTAAGGGTCTATCATGA
- the serA gene encoding phosphoglycerate dehydrogenase gives MYKVVVCDTISDAGIEILKKEKDIELQIKSDVNKKELPKQLTDADAIITRSSTTIDKEFLSFCENLKVIGRAGVGVDNIDLDEASKRGIVVLNMPTGNTLAATEHTMTHMLNCLRFMPNANYELKYKHKWDRKKWMGIELYGKTVGIIGMGRIGSRVAIRVMSFGANVVVYDPYIPKEKATKIGAKIVDNLDELLKVSDIITIHTPKTEETYNMIDKEEIEKMKDGVILINCARGGLYNEKALYEGLKSGKIRALGIDVFENEPQLNHPLFEFDNVFATPHLGANTYESQIRVGEGIARSVVDALKGRGYENAVNIKMEEEEITELGKQFLGLAERMGSFLSQYIKSFIKRVTIYAHGEIESCTNSLGLFSSVGILKNMIDEHVNYVNAPYLAKERGLEIETKIYDKATEFKNYLLLEAEYDDNKKIEIGGTVFEPNKARIVYMDGFDMEIELTGNIIVFRNYDKPGIIGKVGEILGKHNINIADFRLGRKQALGEALSFIKVDQEVNDAILKEILSIDGAISIAKVKI, from the coding sequence ATGTACAAGGTTGTTGTCTGCGATACAATTTCTGATGCAGGAATAGAGATATTAAAAAAAGAAAAAGATATAGAGCTTCAAATAAAAAGCGATGTAAATAAAAAGGAGCTCCCTAAACAACTAACGGACGCTGATGCCATAATAACAAGAAGCTCCACAACTATAGACAAAGAGTTTTTAAGCTTCTGTGAAAATCTAAAGGTAATAGGAAGAGCCGGTGTTGGTGTTGACAACATAGACCTGGATGAGGCATCAAAAAGGGGAATAGTAGTTCTGAACATGCCTACAGGCAACACACTTGCAGCCACTGAACATACAATGACTCACATGCTCAACTGCCTACGTTTTATGCCCAATGCTAACTATGAGTTAAAGTATAAGCATAAATGGGATAGAAAAAAATGGATGGGCATTGAGTTGTACGGAAAAACTGTTGGTATTATAGGAATGGGCAGAATCGGGAGCCGCGTTGCCATTAGAGTTATGAGTTTTGGGGCAAACGTTGTGGTTTACGATCCGTATATACCAAAGGAAAAGGCAACAAAGATAGGCGCAAAGATAGTGGATAACCTGGACGAATTGCTTAAAGTTTCGGACATTATAACGATTCATACGCCAAAAACAGAAGAAACATACAACATGATTGATAAAGAAGAGATTGAAAAGATGAAGGACGGCGTGATCTTGATTAACTGTGCTCGTGGTGGTCTTTATAATGAAAAGGCGCTTTACGAGGGTCTTAAGAGTGGCAAAATCAGGGCACTTGGTATAGACGTGTTTGAGAACGAGCCCCAGCTCAATCATCCACTATTTGAATTTGACAACGTCTTTGCAACGCCCCATCTGGGCGCAAATACATATGAATCACAAATAAGGGTTGGCGAAGGTATTGCCCGCTCGGTGGTAGATGCATTGAAAGGTAGGGGCTACGAGAATGCCGTAAACATAAAGATGGAAGAGGAAGAGATTACAGAACTTGGCAAACAGTTCTTGGGCTTAGCAGAGCGAATGGGTTCATTTTTATCCCAATATATAAAAAGCTTTATTAAAAGAGTTACAATATACGCACACGGCGAGATAGAAAGCTGTACAAACTCGTTGGGGCTTTTTAGCAGCGTAGGAATTCTAAAAAATATGATAGATGAGCATGTAAACTACGTAAACGCACCATATTTAGCCAAAGAAAGAGGTTTAGAGATAGAAACAAAAATTTATGACAAAGCCACGGAGTTTAAAAACTATTTACTACTTGAAGCAGAATATGACGACAATAAAAAAATTGAGATAGGCGGAACCGTATTTGAACCTAACAAGGCGCGTATTGTGTACATGGATGGTTTTGATATGGAAATAGAGCTAACCGGTAATATAATTGTATTCAGAAATTACGACAAACCAGGCATAATAGGCAAGGTTGGTGAAATATTAGGCAAGCACAATATCAACATAGCAGACTTCAGGCTTGGCAGAAAACAAGCGCTTGGAGAGGCTTTATCGTTTATAAAGGTGGATCAAGAGGTAAACGACGCCATCTTAAAGGAAATACTAAGCATAGATGGCGCCATATCAATAGCCAAAGTCAAAATTTAG
- the pseC gene encoding UDP-4-amino-4,6-dideoxy-N-acetyl-beta-L-altrosamine transaminase, whose translation MIPYSHQCIDESDIEAVVEVLKSDFLTQGPRVEEFERALADYCSAKYCVAFNSATTALYASCFALDLSKNDSFITTPISFVSTANAGVYCGAKPIFCDIEPRTGNMDVDLIESLIEKSTKLIIGVDYGGNPLRWDRLKDMAEKHGLKLIDDASHALGAEYKGKRIGSCEFCDITVFSFHPVKPITTAEGGAALTNDEAVYKRLLMFKNHGITRNAGDFEFKPDGDWYYEMQFLSFNGRISDMQAALGLSQLKKIDEFIEKRRTIAKLYRDRFKDSDFFDFTEETKDAKSGYHLLPILLKDDFVGRKQGIFKSLRTKGIGVQVHYIPIYRQPFYRGLVSDVYCPKTEEFYKRELSLPVYPCLTRENLELVFEAVDEAFEKFK comes from the coding sequence ATGATTCCGTACTCTCATCAGTGCATCGATGAAAGCGATATAGAGGCTGTAGTTGAGGTTTTAAAATCGGACTTTCTAACACAGGGACCAAGGGTTGAGGAGTTTGAAAGGGCTTTGGCTGATTATTGCTCTGCTAAGTATTGTGTGGCTTTTAACTCTGCAACAACGGCGCTTTATGCCTCATGCTTTGCCCTTGACTTGAGTAAAAACGACAGCTTCATAACAACGCCGATAAGTTTTGTATCAACGGCAAATGCGGGCGTCTATTGTGGTGCAAAGCCCATATTTTGTGATATTGAGCCAAGAACAGGCAATATGGATGTCGATTTGATTGAAAGTTTGATTGAGAAAAGCACAAAGTTGATTATTGGTGTCGATTATGGCGGCAATCCACTTAGATGGGATAGGCTAAAAGACATGGCAGAAAAGCACGGCTTGAAGCTTATAGATGATGCCTCGCATGCTTTGGGTGCAGAATACAAGGGCAAGAGGATTGGGTCGTGCGAATTTTGTGATATTACCGTTTTTAGCTTTCACCCGGTAAAACCCATAACAACGGCAGAGGGCGGTGCGGCTCTAACAAACGATGAAGCTGTGTATAAGAGGCTTTTGATGTTTAAAAATCACGGCATAACAAGAAATGCAGGAGATTTTGAGTTTAAGCCTGACGGTGATTGGTATTACGAGATGCAGTTTTTATCGTTTAACGGGCGGATTAGCGATATGCAGGCTGCTCTGGGCTTGAGCCAGTTAAAAAAGATAGATGAGTTTATAGAAAAACGCAGAACAATAGCGAAGCTTTACAGAGACAGATTTAAGGATAGTGATTTTTTTGATTTTACAGAAGAAACAAAGGACGCAAAAAGCGGTTATCATCTGTTGCCGATTTTGTTAAAGGATGATTTTGTTGGCAGGAAGCAAGGGATTTTTAAGAGTTTAAGGACAAAGGGCATTGGCGTTCAGGTGCACTATATTCCCATTTACAGACAGCCGTTTTATAGAGGGTTGGTGTCAGATGTGTACTGTCCAAAGACAGAAGAGTTTTACAAAAGGGAGTTAAGTTTGCCCGTTTATCCTTGCCTTACAAGGGAAAACTTAGAGCTTGTTTTTGAGGCTGTTGATGAGGCTTTTGAAAAGTTTAAGTGA